In Chelmon rostratus isolate fCheRos1 chromosome 20, fCheRos1.pri, whole genome shotgun sequence, a single window of DNA contains:
- the znf438 gene encoding zinc finger protein 438 — protein sequence MKSLQFRSIAPKAPAVVPSPSPAVLSCQPPSALPEATPASSPKSIIVPTQNYALMQIAGQDGTFSLVALPPSVSSQTPQQQQQQTQSIPKNLKLPIPRYQPVRSKGTTDKVKSPPLAARAKTVSKVAVTAKTKSVACGTSTVMNKKQQESKHTKEALVPKEEPSEQVILIDPASSDISVTALLPDNAVLYPGSQLERTPDGSERPATTGLVQNLQYPPAAIKSSPGKSPDESKTTVRLCQSKPAAAQPQSSITVLSPAIFSKAVQIIPSPPKGKLPIPPYSKIKSTLIPATKLSNLSPEKKAFSCQPGLTSCLDSSSKTLETTESLGHNQVPNSTLQPQAKTTLMPVLGTLQKPPGKKRGRKRKTMEDILAFEARKKRSLSFFRRRVPEKQPAGVPGSKQKEVDISKKYRSIRPKPMLVMESVPQLVSLPAITPDGQEQELVLGHQVPTTTTTKALDCPPQPAPVTLHLRGASHPRVFIGSRPLHRCPTCSRCFQFKHHLQSHMNSHTNSRPYVCPVCRKAYAHSGSLSTHMKLHHSEVRPRRSLGCEFCKKAFGYVGVYFSHLREVHKVVLTVEPSISHHEDNVSVEGANSPDEQDREDPVELQIKCGRCQAITPTFADMKMHLLYVHGEEVHVRLHDGQTPRGGREAENELVKHAAHYWWQLNEKRNLVKCGSCDEEFLSFSKLKRHIMSQHREREGEDLSSPDSSGGLGVLAAGAAFNCVLCSEVLDSKERVMEHWRSRHHCEQPNLLWDALSSYSGQEEGEADEDLDTPAPSPHYPA from the exons ATGAAGAGCCTTCAGTTCCGGAGCATCGCCCCTAAGGCCCCAGCTGTGgtgccctccccctcccctgcGGTCCTGTCCTGCCAAcctccctctgccctccctgAGGCTACCCCCGCCTCCAGCCCCAAGTCCATTATTGTGCCCACCCAAAACTATGCACTGATGCAAATAGCTGGTCAGGATGGCACTTTCTCTCTGGTGGCACTGCccccttctgtctcctctcagacaccacagcaacaacagcaacaaaccCAGTCAATTCCAAAGAACCTCAAGTTGCCCATTCCCAGATACCAGCCAGTGAGGAGCAAGGGAACGACAGATAAGGTCAAATCACCACCACTAGCTGCCAGGGCAAAAACAGTCTCCAAGGTTGCTGTGACAGCAAAGACCAAGTCAGTGGCATGTGGGACATCAACAGTgatgaacaaaaaacaacaggagtCCAAGCACACAAAGGAAGCCCTAGTGCCCAAAGAGGAGCCTTCCGAGCAGGTAATTCTGATTGACCCAGCCTCCTCTGATATCTCTGTCACTGCTCTACTCCCAGACAACGCTGTTCTGTACCCAGGATCTCAGTTAGAGCGAACACCAGATGGCTCTGAACGACCTGCTACAACTGGCCTTGTTCAGAACCTCCAGTACCCCCCTGCTGCTATCAAAAGCTCCCCAGGCAAATCTCCGGACGAAAGTAAGACTACAGTGAGGCTGTGCCAATCTAAGCCTGCTGCAGCCCAACCTCAGAGCAGTATCACTGTCCTGTCCCCAGCCATCTTCAGCAAAGCAGTCCAGATTATCCCCTCCCCACCTAAGGGTAAACTGCCCATCCCGCCCTACTCTAAAATCAAAAGCACCCTCATCCCAGCCACCAAGCTCAGCAATTTGTCCCCAGAAAAGAAGGCTTTCTCTTGCCAGCCAGGACTCACCAGCTGCTTAGATTCTTCATCCAAAACCCTTGAGACAACTGAATCATTGGGTCACAACCAGGTTCCAAACTCCACTCTACAGCCCCAGGCCAAGACCACACTCATGCCTGTGTTGGGAACCCTGCAGAAACCACCTGGcaagaagagggggaggaagagaaaaacaatggaAGACATCTTGGCATTTGAGGCCAGAAAGAAGAGGTCCTTGTCTTTTTTCCGTAGAAGGGTCCCTGAGAAACAGCCAGCAGGTGTTCCAGGCTCCAAACAAAAGGAAGTTGACATTTCAAAGAAGTACCGCAGCATCCGACCCAAACCCATGTTGGTTATGGAGTCAGTGCCTCAACTGGTTAGTTTGCCGGCCATTACCCCAGACGGTCAAGAACAGGAGCTTGTACTTGGTCATCAGGTTCCCACCACTACCACAACCAAGGCCCTGGACTGTCCTCCCCAACCAGCCCCAGTAACCCTGCACCTGAGAGGTGCTTCCCATCCTAGAGTGTTCATAGGCAGCCGTCCGCTCCACCGTTGCCCCACCTGCAGCCGCTGTTTCCAATTCAAGCATCACCTCCAGAGCCACATGAACAGTCATACCAACAGTCGGCCCTACGTCTGCCCAGTCTGCCGCAAAGCGTACGCTCACTCTGGCAGCCTGAGTACCCACATGAAGCTTCACCACTCTGAGGTACGCCCTCGTCGGTCTCTAGGCTGTGAGTTCTGCAAGAAGGCCTTTGGATATGTGGGCGTTTACTTCAGTCATCTGAGAGAGGTCCACAAAGTGGTGCTGACCGTGGAGCCGTCCATCAGCCATCATGAGGACAATGTGTCTGTAGAGGG GGCCAATTCCCCAGATGAGCAGGATCGTGAAGACCCCGTGGAGCTGCAGATTAAGTGCGGTCGCTGCCAGGCCATCACTCCAACCTTTGCAGACATGAAGATGCACTTGCTGTACGTGCATGGGGAGGAGGTCCACGTACGACTTCATGATGGCCAAACCCCACGAGGTGGCCGCGAGGCTGAGAATGAACTGGTAAAACACGCTGCCCACTACTGGTGGCAGCTCAATGAGAAGCGTAATCTGGTCAAGTGTGGTAGCTGTGATGAGGagttcctctccttctccaagCTCAAGAGGCACATCATGTCTCAGCACCGTGAAAGGGAGGGGGAGGACCTCTCGTCACCAGATAGCAGTGGAGGCCTTGGGGTTCTCGCAGCAGGTGCAGCCTTTAACTGTGTGCTTTGCAGCGAGGTGTTGGACAGTAAAGAGAGAGTTATGGAGCACTGGAGGAGTCGCCACCACTGTGAGCAGCCCAACCTGTTGTGGGATGCCCTGAGCTCGTACTCTGGCCAGGAAGAGGGTGAGGCGGATGAGGATTTGGACACACCTGCC